ACTGCTACGCCGCAGAGACCAGCCGCCACTGTGGGTTGATCCGGCTGTGGCCAGCACGTCGCCGTACGGCGATGAGTTGACCTACTCGCAGATCGCGGACCGGATCGTGCACGACGTCGGGCGAGGTGGCGACAAGGCGATTCGGCGGCTTGCCGCGGCCGCTGGCCAGACGCTTCCGGCCGCGCTGGAAGTGGATGCGGCGACCCTCGCGGCTAGCGCGCGGCTGTGCCCCTCTGAGGTCGTGGAGGCGATCGGGTCAGCCGTCGTACGCATCCGCGAGTTCTACGAGGCGGAGCCGGGCGGGTCATGGCAGTACGAGTGCGACGGTGTAACTCTCGGGCAGCTGGCACGCCCCGTCGAGCGAGTCGGTGTCTATGTCCCCAGGCGGTGAGGCACCGCTCGTGTCGTCGTTGCTGATGGCCGCTGTTCCAGCTCGCGTGGCTGGCGTCGAGCAGCTCGTGGTGTGCACGCCCCCCGCTGCAGCCGGCCCGTTGGCGCCAGTGCTGGCTGCAGGGATCCAGGCGTGTGGTGTCGACCGGGTCTTCACCGTGGCGGCGATGGCGCGCGTAACGGGCTTGGTCGGTGTTGCCAGCCTGCCAGGGCCCACTGAGACGTTGCTGATCGCCGACGAGTCCGCCGACCCAGAGGTGGTGGCTGCCGATCTGCTGGCCCAGGCAGAGCACGCTGCTGACGCATGGCCGATCTTGCTGACCCCCAGCCCCACGCTCGCCGGCCAGGTTCAACGGGCGGTCGGCGAGCAGCTACCCGACTTGGCCCGGCGCCACATCGCTGCAACGTCGCTTGGGGAGCGGGGGGCGATCGTGCTCACGAGCGACGTTGACCAAGCCATCGAACCCGCCAACAGGTTCGCGCCCGAGCACCTGTGCCTGCTGCTGAAAGATCCGTGGCTCTACGTTGAGCGGATCCGTAACGCCGGCGGGATCTTCGTAGGGGAAGCTGCATGTGAAGCGCTCGGCGACTACATCGCCGGGCCGAGCACATCATGCCCACCGGCGGTTCGGCCAGGTGGTCGTCACCGCTCGCGGTACGCGACTTCCTGCGGATGACCACAGTCATCGCCGCTACCCCTGACGCTGCAGCGCGCTTGGCGACAGCTGGCATCTCGCTCGCCGAGGCCGAGGGATTGACCGCCCACGCCGCGTCACTGCGGCGACGGACCGCACACCCGCCAGGGTGACGATGCGGTCGAGTCACCACTCACAGCCGGCGCTACGTCCTGGTTCACGACTACGGCACATACCGCGTTCAAGGCGCCGCGAAGTTCAACTGTTGCGCCAGAGGGCCGTTACGTCGGAACGTCGATGGCCGCGGTCGCAGACCGCTGGGGTCGCGGTCGAGACGATCTACCGCGGGTTTGGGAGCAATGCGGCGCTGTTCGACGCGGTCGTCGAGTCCGACGTGGCTGGAGGTGTGGCACGCGCGGCCCGGCCCGTCGAGGACGCCCCGCGATCCGCGCGGTCATCGAGGAGACTGACCTGCGCCGTCAGATCGAGCGGTACGTCGCTACCCAACCGGAATCCACGCGCGGATGGGGTCTTTGGTGCAGGTACTCAAAGCGGCCGCCGACGCAGAGGACTCGCTCGCCGACGCGTGGGAACGACTCCAAGGCCAGCGCCTGGACGGCCTGGCCCGCTTCGCCCAACTGCTCTCCGACCGAGGAACCCTCAAGCCGGGTCTGTCGACCGGGGAAGCACGCGATGTGCTGTGGACCCTCAACTCGCACGCGGGGTACGAGAAGCTCGTCGAACAGCGCGGATGGACACCCAGCGATACGAGACATGGCTCACCGAGATACGCACGGCCAGCGTCCTGGGTTCGGACTGATCCGAACGTCGGACCCGCTATCGACTCGAAGGAGGCTCGGCCGGCGGTGGGCCGAACGCGCCGGGGTCCGTCTC
This sequence is a window from Actinomycetota bacterium. Protein-coding genes within it:
- a CDS encoding histidinol dehydrogenase — translated: MNTIPPVVAAAELLRRRDQPPLWVDPAVASTSPYGDELTYSQIADRIVHDVGRGGDKAIRRLAAAAGQTLPAALEVDAATLAASARLCPSEVVEAIGSAVVRIREFYEAEPGGSWQYECDGVTLGQLARPVERVGVYVPRR
- a CDS encoding histidinol dehydrogenase, whose translation is MSMSPGGEAPLVSSLLMAAVPARVAGVEQLVVCTPPAAAGPLAPVLAAGIQACGVDRVFTVAAMARVTGLVGVASLPGPTETLLIADESADPEVVAADLLAQAEHAADAWPILLTPSPTLAGQVQRAVGEQLPDLARRHIAATSLGERGAIVLTSDVDQAIEPANRFAPEHLCLLLKDPWLYVERIRNAGGIFVGEAACEALGDYIAGPSTSCPPAVRPGGRHRSRYATSCG
- a CDS encoding histidinol dehydrogenase; translation: MPTGGSARWSSPLAVRDFLRMTTVIAATPDAAARLATAGISLAEAEGLTAHAASLRRRTAHPPG